Genomic window (Chondrocystis sp. NIES-4102):
TAATCCAATGAGCAGGTATTGGATGTCTCTGGCAACAAATCTAAACGTTGTAAAACTTTTGCACAGAGACGTTCGCGCCAATTTTCAGATTCTAAGAGTTCTTCTAACACCATAGGTGCTAACTCTGCTAACTGTTGTGCCAAAGCGATCGCTTCTGGTTCATTGTCTAAGGTTTCGAGGGTTTCTAAAATAGTGCGTATAATTAGCTCTTTTTTGTGATAGATACTATCTCGCAATAGCCTTAAAACAGCATCATGTTGGCGAAGAATCGGCTGATGAAGTGCGCGATAACAGTATATTAAAGGAGGTAACTGAGTAAGCAGAAATTCTGCTCGGCGTAAATTTCCAGTTTCAGGAGTAATTCCATTTAAGATCCAGCTTTCTTCTTGAGAAGTGATTGAATACTGACGACGTAAAGTGCGAATTTCGGCAGAATTTTGTTCTACCAAAGTCTCAAAACTATTATCAGTATCGGATTGCTTCCTTTGCAAAAGCATCAGTCGCTCTAGGGATTTGCGGTAGCCACTTAAGCGAATTTGATTTTCTAAACTGCGTTGGCGATCAGGATTGAGCAATTCTGGATCTTCAATACCTAATTCTTCTAAAACTTGGCGATGTTCGTCATCGGTAATGCCTAATTCCTGACGCAATTGTTGTAAGACTTCTAAACTACTGGAGTAATTAACATATCCTTCTTCCAAAGCTTCTCTCACCACACCTTTATACGCTTGATGTCGCTTTTCTCTAGTAAAACCAGGTAAAACTCTTGCCAAAATATAAACTTCATGAATATTTAAATCACTTAAAGAACGTCCTTCCAAAAGCTCTGAAACATTAAGCTGTAATTTCTCTAACTGTTTACGAAAACGACCTGCTAAATTTTCTCGTGAATATAAATCTGGACTACGTTGCCAAGTTTTATAGAGCCAAAGCGTACTCAGCAATACTAGACCTAGATCATAAACGTATTGACCCCAAAGAGGCATTAATTGAACTAAGGGACGACCGCCAAAAATAAAGAAAAAATTAAAAATGAAAAAGGTACATAGGGTAAAAATTCGATGTCGAATAATTTCTGGGGTTAATTTAAGAGCTTGATTATGGTTGTATTTTGCCCGTTTTTCAATCCAGCGACCTAACTGATATCCGATCCATGTAAACCCACCAAGGGTTATAGGAACAGCAACTAGCTTAGGAATATTTATAGCTTGTCCAAATAAATAAAATCCAGGACTTAATAAGGATGCTAGTTGATCACTTTGTCTTGCCCACGCACCTGAAAAATAATAATTCCAACTACCTGCATACAGATAGTAATAGATAAAATAACCAATCACCAAACCTACATAGCCGTAGCGTAAAAAGGATTCTTCAGCTTTGTTCAAACTATCCCAGTAAACTCGCTCAGAATCGATATCAATACAAGGATTTTTACAGGCGACGCAAGCACTTTGCTCTTTTCCATCAGGTAAAACGGTACGACACATTGATTGAGTAATCATTTGGTCACTTGTATGTGCCTGGCTACCAAACAAGCCTCCTGGTTCGCTGTAAATTCTTTGTACAGGAGCCATCGGACAAAAGTAGTTACACCAGGATTTGCCACTATAGAGATAGCCAACGGTTATGGCAGCAGCGATCGTAAATAATAACCACAACGCTAACACTAAACGATCTGCATTAAAAAACAAAATCCGCCCACATAATCCGATCCAAAGCCACCCAAACTGAACATAAGGATAATTTTTGCCTAACCATGAATCTGGCTTGACTTTAGCAAGTTCATATCTCACTTTTCCTGTTTTTGAATTTTCGCGCTTAAATTGTCTTTGCCAACCTAAAGCACGAGGAATTTGAGACAAAAATGATAAAGGACAAATACGTCGCCATACTTCATGTCCAAATACTAGCAGAATGAAAATAGCAGCAGGAACGATCGCTCCCCAAAATAAAGTAGTACCAAGAGGATAGGGTTGTTCTACTAAGCACTTTCCTTGTACCAAAATACAGTCATCTGGCAAACGTAGAGGACTCCAAGGATGATTTGATTGAGTTAAAACTGTAGTCCAAGGATCATAAAATAACGATGCGATAATCAGCAACCATGCGCTCGTTAATAGCCAACGAAGCCAATGCATTCGCTGTTCAGATAGGTGTGCTAACATAAGTAGGCATTGGTTAAAGTTTAAGAAATAAAGGCTTTTTAGTAACTTCCGAAATTTATAATTATAAGTCTTAATCGTTATTATTACTTATTTTGATGGTAATTTTAATAACAATCTTTAACTGGTTAAGATAAATAATACTATATAGTTGTTTTAATTAGCTTATGAAACAGCGATCACCTATTTTAAAGATAATCTCATTGCAACCTTTATTAAATAACTTTTCTTGGATTCAATTATTTATTTTAGCTAGTTTAATTTTGGGAGCAATTATAGTTTTATTACCTTTGATAATTGTTTTGCAGACTTCTTTTACTTCAACTGATGGTAGTTTTACCTGGAGTAACTATCAAACAGCTTGGTATCGAGGTGACTTTTTATTGGCTTTTGCTAATTCTACCTTAGTTGCATTGGGTGTTACTGCATTCCAAATTATTACCTCGGCTTTAGCTGGATATACTCTAGCAAGACTTAAATTTCGCGGTAAGGAAGCAATCTT
Coding sequences:
- a CDS encoding cyclic nucleotide-binding protein, which translates into the protein MLAHLSEQRMHWLRWLLTSAWLLIIASLFYDPWTTVLTQSNHPWSPLRLPDDCILVQGKCLVEQPYPLGTTLFWGAIVPAAIFILLVFGHEVWRRICPLSFLSQIPRALGWQRQFKRENSKTGKVRYELAKVKPDSWLGKNYPYVQFGWLWIGLCGRILFFNADRLVLALWLLFTIAAAITVGYLYSGKSWCNYFCPMAPVQRIYSEPGGLFGSQAHTSDQMITQSMCRTVLPDGKEQSACVACKNPCIDIDSERVYWDSLNKAEESFLRYGYVGLVIGYFIYYYLYAGSWNYYFSGAWARQSDQLASLLSPGFYLFGQAINIPKLVAVPITLGGFTWIGYQLGRWIEKRAKYNHNQALKLTPEIIRHRIFTLCTFFIFNFFFIFGGRPLVQLMPLWGQYVYDLGLVLLSTLWLYKTWQRSPDLYSRENLAGRFRKQLEKLQLNVSELLEGRSLSDLNIHEVYILARVLPGFTREKRHQAYKGVVREALEEGYVNYSSSLEVLQQLRQELGITDDEHRQVLEELGIEDPELLNPDRQRSLENQIRLSGYRKSLERLMLLQRKQSDTDNSFETLVEQNSAEIRTLRRQYSITSQEESWILNGITPETGNLRRAEFLLTQLPPLIYCYRALHQPILRQHDAVLRLLRDSIYHKKELIIRTILETLETLDNEPEAIALAQQLAELAPMVLEELLESENWRERLCAKVLQRLDLLPETSNTCSLDYTIADILNLLNPLVEDHNPIIQTACLYLIAQLDLQRSQAIARDYSSSQNSLWQETIKLLLSSSESFPALNTFPLLEKVVHLFNSDFFNRMHSETLIALAERAEVRSYSVNEVITEAGDTCRELLLLIEGDAKIQFYQEDKEIRVKKLHPGQTLDELEVLTHSNSQNTIIADSNLTKILAVPVDTFDDFLELDPDFARRVLELESQQLQRFMRSLQN